The Erythrolamprus reginae isolate rEryReg1 chromosome 3, rEryReg1.hap1, whole genome shotgun sequence genome contains a region encoding:
- the LOC139165453 gene encoding uncharacterized protein yields the protein MGRHWRDPNNTRKKLKLHEGLEKNIIFFEIKELSEGEDICCHPAINVKVSTRLTKHFYFGAYDAFFELGRGQWYSWDFWSSVLLISFLWFIRLYLHYFSQWVLLHVFAVPVTKFQFYLYTVDLCYQNSLVRASEETAMVMVGPLTLNTVMLLLILMRWSCQLLFDSFPFYLSKLIMTWGFWTVLDPLAVFVVDAFLGRLHYTPDNPTADCAKLYWLFLRTEQTGIPGALITVLLYAVLFLFSSATLHLYWLRFLPQARMKLTV from the exons ATGGGAAGACACTGGAGAGATCCAAAtaatacaagaaagaaattgaagCTTCATGAaggattagaaaaaaatattatattttttgaaatcaagGAATTAAGTGAAGGAGAAGATATCTG CTGTCACCCTGCTATCAATGTAAAAGTATCCACAAGACTTACCAAGCATTTCTACTTCGGAGCATATGACGCCTTTTTTGAACTTGGAAGAGGACAATGGTATTCCTGGGATTTCTGGTCCAGTGTGCTGCTAATCTCTTTCCTTTGGTTTATCCGTCTATATCTGCATTATTTTAGTCAATGGGTCTTACTCCACGTTTTCGCAGTTCCTGTCACAAA ATTCCAATTCTACCTTTATACTGTGGACCTGTGCTACCAGAATTCTTTGGTACGTGCTAGCGAAGAGACAGCTATGGTTATGGTGGGACCTTTGACCTTGAACACAGTGATGCTTCTTTTGATTCTGATGAGATGGAGCTGTCAACTGTTGTTTGACTCCTTCCCTTTTTACTTGTCAAAGCTGATCATGACTTGGGGATTCTGGACAGTATTAGACCCTTTGGCAGTGTTTGTGGTGGATGCATTCCTGGGG CGACTTCATTACACTCCTGATAATCCCACTGCAGACTGTGCCAAGCTTTATTGGCTTTTTCTAAGAACTGAGCAGACTGGAATTCCTGGAGCATTGATCACCGTGTTGCTTTATGCCGTCCTGTTTTTATTTTCATCTGCAACACTGCATCTGTATTGGCTCAG GTTCCTCCCACAAGCCAGAATGAAGCTGACAGTTTAA